In Fluviispira sanaruensis, a genomic segment contains:
- the nuoD gene encoding NADH dehydrogenase (quinone) subunit D, translated as MDAFYATIIEDVKNIVSANEFKFEERAHMEHEQTLSIAKDKIVEVMLCLRDKHKFEFMMDLCGVDWPEREKRFDVVYHLLCPKSNRRLRVKCEVGEKESIPSIMRVWKTADWFEREAWDMYGIEFAGHPDLRRILTHNEFKGHPLRKDYAADHNQAMRGEGLENIFEKDRERLMKKYNHEDLMWINIGPAHPATHGTLRFMSVIDGGERIREMDVEIGYLHRCFEKMCENHNYNQIIPYTDRLNYCSAPMNNSAFCETVEKLIGIKVPERAQMMRMIIDELSRIMDHYVCVGANLVDLGAITGFFYLFEERELIYALFEKLCGARLTVSLMRIGGMGFEVPEGWLEECSRVIDKIEKRHAEIESLVTTNRIFVQRTKGSGILPKDLAVQYGYTGPCLRATGYEYDIRKEEPYWFYDQVKFDVPVGVHGDTYDRYLVRMEEVRQSIKILRWCLANMPGGPINVPDKNIVLPTKKDVYGNIEGLMNHFMLIIKGVQPPIGEVYHRSEAANGELGFYVISDGSGTPYRVKCRPPCFALLSGFPEMVRGNFLADAVAALGSINIIAGELDR; from the coding sequence ATGGATGCTTTTTACGCTACGATTATTGAAGATGTGAAGAATATCGTTTCGGCAAATGAATTTAAGTTTGAAGAACGTGCACATATGGAGCACGAACAAACTTTATCTATTGCGAAAGATAAAATTGTTGAAGTCATGCTTTGTCTTCGTGACAAACATAAATTTGAATTTATGATGGATCTCTGTGGTGTCGATTGGCCAGAACGTGAGAAACGATTTGATGTCGTTTATCATTTATTATGTCCTAAATCTAACAGACGTTTGAGAGTAAAATGTGAAGTAGGTGAAAAAGAATCTATTCCATCTATCATGAGAGTTTGGAAAACCGCAGATTGGTTTGAGCGTGAAGCATGGGATATGTACGGAATTGAATTTGCAGGACATCCTGATTTACGCCGTATTTTAACTCATAATGAATTTAAAGGTCACCCACTGCGCAAAGATTACGCAGCAGATCACAATCAAGCAATGCGTGGTGAAGGACTCGAAAATATTTTTGAAAAAGACCGTGAACGTCTTATGAAAAAATACAATCATGAAGATCTTATGTGGATCAATATTGGGCCAGCCCATCCCGCAACGCATGGTACTTTACGTTTTATGTCCGTTATTGACGGCGGTGAACGTATTAGAGAAATGGATGTTGAAATTGGATATTTGCACCGTTGTTTTGAAAAAATGTGCGAAAATCATAATTATAATCAAATTATTCCATATACAGATCGCTTGAATTATTGTTCGGCACCTATGAATAACAGTGCATTTTGTGAAACTGTTGAAAAATTAATCGGAATTAAAGTACCAGAACGTGCACAAATGATGCGCATGATTATCGATGAACTTTCACGCATTATGGATCACTATGTCTGTGTCGGTGCAAATCTTGTTGACTTAGGCGCGATCACAGGTTTCTTTTATTTATTTGAAGAACGTGAATTAATTTATGCATTATTTGAAAAATTATGTGGTGCAAGATTAACTGTTTCTTTAATGCGTATCGGTGGAATGGGTTTTGAAGTTCCAGAAGGTTGGCTTGAAGAGTGCAGCCGTGTTATCGATAAAATTGAAAAACGTCACGCTGAAATTGAAAGTCTTGTTACGACAAATCGTATATTTGTGCAACGCACAAAAGGATCAGGTATTTTACCGAAAGATCTCGCTGTTCAGTATGGTTATACAGGACCGTGTTTGCGTGCAACAGGCTATGAATACGATATTAGAAAAGAAGAGCCTTATTGGTTTTATGATCAAGTCAAATTCGATGTACCCGTTGGCGTGCATGGGGATACCTATGATCGTTACCTCGTACGAATGGAAGAAGTGCGTCAAAGTATAAAAATTCTCCGCTGGTGTCTTGCAAATATGCCTGGAGGACCCATCAATGTTCCCGATAAAAATATAGTTCTTCCAACGAAGAAGGATGTTTACGGAAATATCGAAGGGCTCATGAATCACTTTATGCTGATTATAAAAGGTGTTCAACCGCCTATAGGTGAAGTTTATCACCGCAGTGAAGCAGCCAATGGTGAGCTTGGATTTTATGTCATTTCTGATGGCTCAGGAACTCCTTATCGAGTGAAATGCCGTCCACCTTGCTTTGCGCTGTTAAGTGGTTTTCCAGAAATGGTGCGCGGAAATTTCCTCGCCGATGCTGTTGCTGCTTTAGGAAGTATCAATATCATTGCAGGCGAACTCGATAGATAA
- a CDS encoding L-threonylcarbamoyladenylate synthase: MTQFLSIHQKNPEKRHIKTATEILDSGGIILAPSETGYCFIGDASRESTHTRFLQLRPGHPKNKPFSLLCRNISQVSQMANLSTQIFRIATRVWPGPYTFILQCNKNTPKIAAGPKRKTVGIRISNHPVLINILEEFKNPLLVTSVTDEDELIAQDYFSEENQHDSWWINVTEICNQITHGKVDLALENDEVVPIHVSAVIDFSGNEPLVVREGGWDLEILGIG, from the coding sequence ATGACCCAATTTTTAAGCATACATCAAAAAAATCCTGAAAAAAGACATATAAAAACTGCAACCGAAATTCTTGACAGCGGAGGAATTATACTTGCTCCGAGTGAAACAGGTTATTGTTTTATCGGCGATGCATCGCGTGAATCAACTCACACTCGATTTCTGCAACTCCGTCCTGGACATCCTAAAAATAAACCATTTAGTTTGTTGTGTAGAAACATTTCACAAGTCAGTCAAATGGCTAATTTAAGCACACAAATTTTTCGGATTGCCACCCGTGTCTGGCCTGGCCCCTATACCTTTATCTTACAGTGTAATAAAAATACTCCAAAAATTGCAGCTGGTCCCAAACGTAAAACTGTCGGAATTCGCATATCGAATCATCCTGTGCTCATAAATATTCTTGAGGAATTTAAAAATCCTCTCCTCGTTACAAGCGTTACTGATGAAGATGAACTGATTGCCCAAGATTATTTTTCCGAAGAAAATCAGCATGACTCATGGTGGATTAATGTAACAGAAATATGCAATCAAATTACGCATGGAAAAGTGGATCTTGCTCTCGAAAATGATGAAGTTGTTCCTATTCATGTGTCTGCTGTCATCGATTTTTCCGGAAATGAACCCTTGGTTGTGCGTGAGGGTGGATGGGATCTTGAAATATTGGGTATTGGCTAA
- a CDS encoding ethanolamine ammonia-lyase subunit EutB, translated as MSFKTAIQNNIYHFQNLKELLAKASPERSGDVLAGISAKNAVERVAAKITLAAVPLKCFLQEEFVPYETDEITRLIIDTHDKEAFKYISHLTVGEFRNWLLSYEVDTETLNKVSAGITPEMASAVSKLMRNQDLIHVARKCNVVTRFRNTLGLKGHLSVRLQPNHPTDDPEGIAASLLDGLFYGSGDAVIGINPASDNISTLSNLNTMLAEIINRYEIPTQSCILTHVTNTIKMIEKNIPIDLVFQSIAGTEKANQHFGVNLNIIKEAQEAAHSLNRGSLGNNVMYFETGQGSALSANAHFNMDQQTCEVRSYAVARHFSPLLINTVVGFIGPEYLYDGKQIIRAGLEDHFCGKILGLPIGCDICYTNHAEACQDDMDVLLTLLGNAGVTFIMGVPGADDIMLNYQSTSFHDALYIRDLLGLKRAPEFDAWLNKMGLQNAKQHMINPTQDHPLLLENFI; from the coding sequence ATGTCTTTTAAAACAGCAATTCAAAACAATATATATCATTTTCAAAATCTAAAAGAACTTTTAGCGAAAGCATCTCCTGAGCGATCAGGAGACGTTCTTGCAGGGATCAGTGCAAAAAATGCGGTCGAAAGAGTTGCAGCAAAAATAACTCTCGCAGCAGTTCCGTTAAAATGTTTTTTACAAGAAGAGTTCGTCCCCTATGAAACCGATGAAATAACAAGACTTATTATTGATACACATGATAAAGAAGCTTTTAAATATATTTCACACTTAACTGTAGGAGAGTTCCGAAATTGGCTGCTTTCTTATGAAGTCGACACCGAAACTCTTAATAAAGTTTCTGCGGGAATCACCCCCGAAATGGCATCAGCCGTTTCCAAGTTAATGCGCAATCAAGATCTCATCCATGTCGCACGCAAATGTAATGTCGTCACACGTTTCAGAAATACCTTAGGACTCAAAGGACATCTCTCAGTAAGGTTACAACCCAACCATCCAACCGATGATCCCGAAGGGATTGCTGCATCACTGCTTGATGGTCTTTTTTATGGCAGTGGCGATGCTGTGATTGGAATAAATCCTGCGAGTGATAATATTTCAACTCTTTCCAATTTAAATACTATGCTTGCAGAAATAATAAATCGCTATGAAATTCCAACACAGTCTTGTATTTTAACCCACGTAACAAATACAATTAAAATGATCGAAAAAAATATTCCCATCGATCTTGTTTTTCAATCTATTGCAGGAACCGAAAAAGCAAATCAGCATTTTGGGGTTAATTTAAATATTATTAAAGAAGCGCAAGAAGCTGCACATTCATTGAATAGAGGATCGTTAGGTAACAATGTTATGTATTTTGAAACAGGGCAAGGCAGCGCCCTTTCAGCCAATGCACATTTTAATATGGATCAACAAACCTGCGAAGTGCGATCCTATGCTGTAGCTCGCCATTTCTCCCCATTATTGATTAATACCGTTGTTGGTTTTATTGGACCAGAATATTTATATGATGGAAAACAAATTATTCGTGCTGGACTTGAAGATCATTTTTGCGGAAAAATTCTCGGTCTGCCTATCGGGTGTGATATCTGCTACACCAATCACGCTGAAGCCTGCCAAGATGATATGGATGTGTTGTTAACTTTACTCGGAAATGCTGGTGTTACTTTTATTATGGGCGTTCCCGGTGCAGATGACATCATGCTGAATTATCAGAGCACTTCCTTTCACGATGCTCTTTATATACGAGATCTACTCGGTTTAAAAAGAGCACCTGAATTTGATGCCTGGCTCAATAAAATGGGTTTACAAAATGCTAAACAGCATATGATCAATCCAACCCAAGATCATCCACTTTTACTTGAAAATTTTATATAA
- the eutC gene encoding ethanolamine ammonia-lyase subunit EutC: protein MNNISKKDVWHYLKKHTDARIAQGRTGNSLPTNALLDFNLSHALARDAIYENFQVETLQKKLENLKLNAQIVHSKAKDKATYLLNPNFGRELCEESKIKIHTLNENEKDICIIISDGLSATAANSHSLSVIQAIQNEFLNTAYTFSNIVLVRQGRVAISDEIGELMKCRFSVLLIGERPGLSSPDSLGIYLTYNPRVGRTDAERNCISNIRPQGLSYKEAAYKLKWLILEADKIKATGVLLKDESSGRKEISE, encoded by the coding sequence ATGAATAATATAAGCAAAAAAGACGTTTGGCATTATTTAAAAAAGCACACCGACGCAAGAATCGCTCAAGGTCGAACAGGAAATAGTTTACCCACAAATGCCTTACTCGATTTTAATTTATCCCACGCACTCGCACGCGATGCTATCTATGAAAATTTTCAAGTCGAAACTTTACAAAAGAAATTAGAAAATTTAAAATTAAACGCTCAAATTGTTCATAGCAAAGCAAAAGACAAAGCAACTTATTTGTTAAATCCAAACTTTGGTCGAGAACTTTGTGAAGAAAGTAAAATAAAAATTCATACATTAAACGAGAATGAAAAAGATATCTGTATTATTATTTCTGATGGATTATCCGCCACAGCGGCGAACAGTCATTCTCTTTCAGTCATTCAAGCAATACAAAATGAATTTCTCAATACAGCCTATACATTTTCTAATATTGTTTTAGTTCGGCAAGGGCGTGTTGCCATAAGCGATGAAATCGGCGAATTGATGAAATGTCGCTTTTCCGTTTTACTGATAGGTGAAAGACCTGGTTTATCCTCCCCCGACAGTTTGGGTATTTATTTAACCTATAATCCAAGAGTCGGACGTACGGATGCAGAGCGCAATTGTATATCAAATATCAGACCGCAAGGCTTATCTTATAAGGAAGCTGCATACAAACTTAAGTGGCTGATACTTGAAGCTGACAAAATAAAAGCAACTGGTGTTCTTTTAAAGGATGAGAGCTCAGGGAGGAAAGAAATCTCCGAGTAA
- a CDS encoding serine hydrolase domain-containing protein, with amino-acid sequence MLKILYSALCLYLFYINLVSFAFSAKFSKETNDSIRWASETYQIPTIWLSVSMAGQDDYYNYVTGGYSKGDDKKLSEDALFKIGGLTKTFTAELILNLINEKKIKYADKLDKWFPEYPVWKKITIRDLLYNTSGILDYTKSFRWVDKLIKNPTKIWKNKELLDIPYDGSVAFPAGTQLDNSNTNYLLLGLIAEKVTNQSLSDLYNSIFAKNNLKKTHYSADDIPANIINNLVHGYSREQVDVVKLNSSWAQGMGGIYSNPNDLVVWFENLMRNKIDIFNKGQMPPDPKLPKAPPFQSPFLELVTLTPLKNFSFTGFTPAVYSMTTSNGILWLSAGYFPGYLSFAGMFPCSGVVFAYSTSKLPKKVKFQEVMLQKFLKSLEDDEIINDKMNKYKSTQNLPKFCKSEDKYPNLLFPDEIKGLY; translated from the coding sequence ATGCTAAAAATCCTATACTCTGCACTGTGTCTTTATTTATTTTATATAAATTTAGTTTCATTTGCATTTTCAGCAAAATTTTCTAAAGAAACAAATGACTCCATTCGTTGGGCGAGCGAAACATATCAAATCCCAACTATATGGCTCAGTGTTTCCATGGCTGGACAAGATGATTATTATAATTATGTTACAGGTGGATATAGCAAAGGTGATGATAAAAAATTAAGTGAAGATGCCCTTTTTAAAATTGGCGGATTAACAAAAACATTCACTGCAGAATTAATTTTAAATTTAATAAACGAAAAGAAAATAAAGTATGCTGATAAACTCGATAAATGGTTTCCAGAATATCCGGTTTGGAAAAAGATAACGATTCGCGATCTTCTTTATAATACGAGTGGTATCCTTGATTATACAAAATCCTTTCGGTGGGTAGATAAATTAATTAAAAACCCTACAAAAATCTGGAAAAATAAAGAACTTTTAGATATTCCCTATGACGGCTCAGTTGCATTTCCTGCAGGAACACAACTGGATAACAGCAATACAAATTATTTATTACTCGGCCTCATTGCTGAAAAAGTAACTAATCAAAGTCTCTCAGATCTATATAATTCAATCTTCGCAAAAAATAATTTAAAAAAGACTCACTATAGTGCAGATGATATTCCCGCAAACATTATAAACAATTTAGTACATGGATATTCCCGAGAACAAGTCGATGTTGTTAAGCTAAATTCATCGTGGGCACAAGGTATGGGAGGAATTTATTCAAATCCTAATGATCTTGTTGTTTGGTTCGAAAATTTAATGCGAAATAAGATTGATATTTTTAATAAAGGTCAAATGCCTCCCGATCCAAAATTGCCCAAAGCTCCTCCATTTCAAAGTCCATTTCTCGAGCTTGTCACCTTGACTCCCTTAAAAAACTTTTCATTCACTGGTTTTACGCCTGCAGTGTATTCCATGACAACAAGCAATGGCATCTTGTGGCTCAGCGCAGGGTATTTTCCTGGCTACTTATCATTCGCAGGGATGTTTCCATGCAGTGGTGTTGTTTTTGCATATTCCACATCAAAACTACCCAAAAAAGTGAAGTTTCAAGAAGTCATGCTTCAGAAATTTCTAAAATCTTTAGAAGATGATGAAATAATAAATGATAAAATGAATAAATATAAGTCCACACAGAACTTGCCTAAGTTTTGTAAAAGTGAAGACAAATATCCTAACTTATTATTTCCAGATGAAATCAAAGGATTATACTAA